A section of the Campylobacter porcelli genome encodes:
- the pheA gene encoding prephenate dehydratase, translated as MSIDDLRVSIDKIDDEILSLLNQRMEFVKKIGELKINSNTPIYRPEREKAILTRLKSNPQNNLSHKAIDAIYLEIFSVSRNLELPQKVAFLGPVGTYTHQAAQSRFGATSSYVAISSIEGVFRELSNKEAKYGVVPIENNTEGAVGATLDCLRKYENVKIVAEIYMDIHHSFASLSQNLSSINKIYSHPQGYNQCHNFLDDHTLTSVEFIPTKSTAQAALLASQDPNSAAICSKIAAYINKIPIMFEKIEDNLANKTRFFVLSDFKNIKSRCDKTSILALTAHRPGGLVELLNMFKDGGINLTKLESRPIKQKDFKTIFYIDFEGHIDDDNVNSVLKNASKNGHEITWLGSYLNQEGQE; from the coding sequence ATGAGTATCGATGATTTAAGAGTTAGTATTGATAAGATAGATGATGAAATTTTAAGCTTATTAAATCAAAGAATGGAATTTGTAAAAAAAATAGGTGAATTAAAAATCAACTCAAACACACCAATCTACCGCCCAGAGCGTGAAAAAGCCATACTAACAAGGCTAAAATCTAACCCCCAAAACAACCTAAGCCACAAGGCAATTGATGCTATATATCTAGAGATTTTCTCTGTTAGTAGAAATCTTGAGCTACCTCAAAAGGTAGCCTTCCTAGGCCCAGTTGGAACCTACACTCATCAAGCAGCTCAAAGCAGATTTGGGGCAACTAGTAGCTATGTGGCTATCAGCTCCATTGAAGGGGTTTTTAGAGAGCTTAGCAATAAAGAGGCAAAATATGGAGTTGTGCCGATAGAAAATAACACCGAAGGCGCAGTAGGAGCTACCCTTGATTGCCTTAGAAAGTATGAAAATGTCAAGATTGTAGCTGAAATTTATATGGATATTCACCATAGTTTTGCTAGTTTAAGCCAAAATTTAAGCAGTATAAATAAAATCTACTCCCATCCGCAAGGCTACAATCAATGCCACAATTTTTTAGATGATCATACTCTAACTTCAGTTGAGTTTATACCGACTAAATCAACGGCTCAAGCGGCACTTTTAGCCTCGCAAGATCCAAATTCAGCCGCCATTTGCTCCAAAATAGCTGCTTATATAAACAAAATACCAATAATGTTTGAAAAAATTGAAGATAATCTAGCAAATAAAACAAGATTTTTTGTATTAAGTGATTTTAAAAACATTAAAAGTAGGTGCGATAAAACCAGCATTTTAGCACTCACGGCTCATCGCCCAGGCGGACTTGTAGAGCTTTTAAATATGTTTAAAGATGGCGGAATAAATCTAACTAAGCTTGAGAGCAGACCGATAAAGCAAAAGGATTTTAAAACCATATTTTATATCGATTTTGAAGGTCATATAGATGATGATAATGTAAATTCTGTTTTAAAAAATGCTAGTAAAAACGGCCATGAGATCACCTGGCTAGGTAGCTACTTAAATCAAGAAGGACAAGAATGA
- a CDS encoding HAD-IIA family hydrolase — MYFIDVQGTLISDSDKSPINGACKLIESLNLNQIPYVVITNNTKVKSDEFLGSLRAKGLAIKDGAYLDPFCVLNESISPCNVALFGAMEFIDTMQNLGYTQDKNSPKAILIASWDKFSFDDFATINELALKGIKIIAMHETSIYKKNGRLYPGVGAIAAMVSYATGASFDSIGKPSLGFYTAALKLLKAQNSKAEFKNITIISDDATGDLYGAKELNMKTSLVLSGKISKDNISNLNRDKIDNIYDDVSQILEIVR; from the coding sequence ATGTATTTTATAGATGTGCAAGGTACATTAATTAGCGATAGCGATAAAAGCCCTATTAATGGTGCTTGTAAGCTGATTGAGAGTTTGAATTTAAATCAAATTCCATATGTCGTTATCACAAATAATACTAAAGTTAAAAGCGATGAGTTTTTAGGCTCATTAAGAGCTAAAGGCTTAGCTATAAAAGATGGCGCCTATCTAGATCCATTTTGCGTGCTAAATGAGAGTATATCGCCTTGTAATGTCGCTTTATTTGGCGCTATGGAATTTATAGATACTATGCAAAATCTAGGCTACACTCAAGATAAAAATAGCCCAAAAGCGATTTTGATTGCTAGTTGGGATAAATTTAGCTTTGATGATTTTGCTACTATTAATGAACTTGCCTTAAAAGGCATTAAAATCATTGCAATGCATGAAACTAGCATTTATAAGAAAAATGGGAGATTATATCCTGGTGTTGGAGCCATTGCTGCTATGGTCTCTTATGCTACTGGGGCTAGTTTTGATAGTATTGGTAAGCCAAGCTTGGGATTTTATACAGCTGCACTTAAGCTACTAAAAGCACAAAATAGCAAAGCAGAATTTAAAAATATCACTATAATAAGCGATGACGCAACTGGGGATTTATATGGGGCTAAAGAGCTTAATATGAAAACTAGCCTAGTATTAAGTGGTAAGATAAGCAAAGATAATATATCAAATTTAAATCGTGATAAAATCGATAATATCTATGATGATGTAAGCCAAATTTTGGAGATTGTGCGATGA
- the lysA gene encoding diaminopimelate decarboxylase, whose translation MDYLALAKKYKTPLYIYDFDHITAQYNKLKREFNARKSLICYAVKANSNLSILKHIATLGGGFDCVSIGEVKRALLAGASNYKIIYSGVGKSDEEIKEALNLDILMINLESYAEMQRVEIIAKELNKKARISVRVNPNVDPKTHPYISTGLNKNKFGVSIDEARKIYLHSHKSDHLDPVGIHCHIGSQLSDISPVIEAANIVSSLLSELRVAQIDIKFFDIGGGIGIRYKDENEPNLYEYAQGILAALKGQDTTIICEPGRFIVGNSGELLTSVLYEKSNVDKNFLIVDAAMNDLLRPSLYDAYHEIVALKDGEKRVYDVVGPICESGDFLAKDIELPKLQHGDLLVIKSAGAYGYSMSSNYNTRGRAAQIAIENGIDRLIGKRESFEDMIRSEKEFI comes from the coding sequence ATGGATTATTTGGCACTAGCTAAAAAGTATAAAACTCCGCTTTATATATATGATTTTGATCATATTACCGCTCAATATAATAAGCTAAAAAGAGAATTTAACGCTAGAAAGTCGCTCATTTGCTACGCTGTAAAGGCTAATTCAAATTTAAGTATTTTAAAGCATATTGCCACCCTTGGGGGCGGATTTGACTGCGTAAGTATCGGAGAAGTAAAAAGAGCCTTATTAGCAGGTGCTAGTAACTATAAGATAATCTATAGTGGCGTTGGCAAGAGCGATGAAGAGATCAAAGAGGCTTTAAATTTAGATATTTTAATGATAAATTTAGAGAGTTACGCAGAGATGCAAAGGGTGGAGATAATAGCTAAAGAGTTAAATAAAAAGGCTAGAATTTCAGTGCGAGTAAATCCAAATGTAGATCCAAAAACCCACCCATATATCTCCACAGGATTAAATAAAAATAAATTTGGCGTTAGCATAGATGAAGCTAGAAAAATCTACTTACACTCCCATAAAAGCGATCATTTAGACCCAGTTGGTATCCACTGCCATATAGGAAGTCAGTTAAGTGATATAAGCCCTGTTATAGAAGCAGCAAATATCGTTAGCAGCTTGCTTAGCGAGTTAAGAGTAGCTCAAATAGATATTAAATTTTTTGATATTGGTGGAGGGATAGGAATAAGATATAAAGATGAAAATGAGCCAAATTTATATGAATACGCTCAAGGGATTTTAGCCGCTTTAAAAGGACAAGATACCACAATAATCTGCGAACCAGGTAGATTTATAGTAGGAAATAGCGGCGAATTACTCACTAGCGTATTATATGAAAAAAGCAATGTAGATAAAAATTTTCTCATCGTAGATGCTGCGATGAATGATCTACTCCGCCCAAGTCTATATGATGCTTATCACGAGATAGTAGCCTTAAAAGATGGAGAAAAGAGAGTTTATGATGTGGTAGGCCCAATTTGTGAAAGCGGGGATTTTCTAGCTAAGGATATAGAACTTCCAAAGTTACAGCACGGCGATTTATTAGTTATCAAATCAGCTGGAGCATATGGATACTCAATGTCTAGCAACTACAACACAAGAGGTCGTGCCGCACAAATTGCTATAGAAAATGGCATAGATCGCTTAATAGGCAAAAGAGAGAGCTTTGAAGATATGATAAGAAGTGAGAAGGAATTTATATAA
- a CDS encoding oligosaccharide flippase family protein, with translation MYLNLLTTIVVFALQTAINFFLTPYILKVLGDEAYGFLALANSLVNYGFILALVINSVASRFIACEYHKGNFIKASKFYSSVLMANFGFSLIIAFISIIFLIEIQSIINISNALLSDVRMTMAIYFVNFSIGLFNAIFSVHAFIKNQMYLISIRNAISTAIYAVFVLGLFWLFDAMIYYTAVAALISSIFVFFSALFLNRKFGLNLKFTPKYFRIKFIKVLVRSGLFNSLNMLSQVLLSGVSLLLVNIFISAISMGILALSRSVTMIIESFVITTAVAWNPRFIKLHSDNKPLRDEVILALKSISFIALPPIAVFMVLADEFYRLWLPFKSLSQIEYIYELVLISLLPSIVFASSRPLISINLITDKLKRPALVTLFMAICVFCIQIIGLIFFEFGLKEIAISISVGIVLKITLFDIANAGANLGLKLGSFYPIYFKNLMVFALIVAIIYPVSNMINIANWFDFLLYFGFILIFGYLIAFVMILSSKERASLISKIRGRF, from the coding sequence ATGTATTTAAATTTGCTAACTACCATAGTCGTTTTTGCTTTGCAAACGGCTATTAATTTCTTTTTAACCCCGTATATTTTAAAGGTTTTAGGCGATGAGGCGTATGGATTTTTAGCTTTGGCAAATTCGCTTGTAAATTACGGATTTATCCTTGCTCTTGTAATCAACTCCGTAGCTAGTAGATTTATCGCTTGTGAATATCATAAGGGCAACTTCATCAAAGCTTCTAAATTTTATAGCTCTGTTTTGATGGCTAATTTTGGATTTAGTCTTATTATAGCTTTTATATCAATTATATTTTTGATTGAAATTCAATCCATAATAAATATCTCAAATGCTCTTTTAAGCGATGTTAGAATGACTATGGCGATATATTTTGTCAATTTTAGTATTGGGTTATTTAATGCTATTTTTAGCGTTCATGCCTTTATCAAAAACCAAATGTATCTAATATCGATTAGAAATGCGATCTCTACGGCTATATACGCCGTTTTTGTTCTTGGGCTATTTTGGCTATTTGATGCGATGATATATTATACTGCGGTGGCGGCTTTAATATCATCGATTTTTGTATTTTTTAGCGCTCTATTTTTAAACCGCAAATTTGGATTAAATCTGAAATTTACCCCTAAATATTTTAGGATTAAATTCATCAAAGTTCTAGTTAGAAGTGGGCTATTTAATAGCTTAAATATGCTTAGTCAGGTGCTATTAAGCGGGGTTAGTTTGCTTTTAGTTAATATCTTTATTAGTGCTATTAGTATGGGGATTTTGGCTCTATCAAGGTCTGTAACTATGATTATTGAGAGCTTTGTCATCACAACAGCAGTGGCTTGGAATCCACGATTTATTAAGCTACACTCAGATAATAAACCGCTTAGAGATGAGGTGATTTTAGCCCTTAAAAGCATAAGTTTTATAGCGTTGCCACCGATTGCGGTTTTTATGGTTTTGGCTGATGAGTTTTATAGGCTTTGGCTACCTTTTAAGAGTTTAAGCCAGATAGAGTATATCTATGAGCTGGTATTAATATCGCTTTTACCATCTATTGTTTTTGCTAGTTCTAGACCACTAATTAGTATAAATTTAATCACAGATAAGCTTAAGCGACCAGCTTTAGTAACGCTATTTATGGCTATTTGTGTATTTTGCATTCAAATTATTGGATTAATATTTTTTGAGTTTGGGTTAAAGGAGATAGCTATATCTATTAGTGTTGGAATTGTGCTTAAGATTACGCTATTTGACATTGCTAATGCTGGGGCAAATTTAGGTCTTAAGCTAGGCTCATTTTATCCTATTTATTTTAAAAATCTTATGGTATTTGCTTTGATTGTAGCTATTATCTATCCGGTTTCAAATATGATAAATATTGCTAATTGGTTTGATTTTTTACTATATTTTGGTTTTATTTTGATTTTTGGATATTTAATCGCTTTTGTGATGATACTTAGTAGCAAGGAAAGGGCGAGTTTGATAAGCAAGATTAGGGGGAGATTTTGA
- a CDS encoding glycosyltransferase → MRVGFVITTLGFGGAERVLSLIANRLSYEYSVDIIKFDNQKPFYEIEKSIKIINLPALNGGFLVNLKKRFSKIFALRKIFKSSKYDIIISFMDSTNLLCLMANLGSKQRLIITEHSHHSLLSWKWKIAKRLLYPLCDGLSVLSRSDYQYYSYVKNRSVIYNPFFGDIDGKSQDRKENLILFVGRLENIKGCDIFLNSLKYCNLGNYAVEICGDGGEFKRLKDEFSSDKIKFLGRISDIQSHYKRAKIIVSSSRNEGLGNALIEACFYKVARVATPTIGACELICDGEDGLISDDFSPKSLAKKLNLVINDENLRDKLAKNGFNSRAKFGLENIYQDWLNLINKAIK, encoded by the coding sequence TTGAGAGTTGGATTTGTTATAACTACGCTTGGATTTGGCGGTGCTGAGAGGGTGCTTAGCCTAATAGCAAATCGCTTAAGCTATGAGTATAGCGTGGATATTATTAAATTTGATAATCAAAAGCCATTTTATGAGATTGAAAAAAGTATTAAAATTATAAATTTACCCGCTTTAAATGGCGGATTTTTGGTAAATTTAAAAAAGCGATTTAGCAAGATTTTTGCTCTTAGAAAGATTTTTAAAAGTAGTAAGTATGATATTATAATAAGCTTTATGGATAGCACAAATTTGCTTTGTTTGATGGCAAATTTAGGCTCAAAGCAAAGATTAATAATCACCGAGCATAGCCATCATAGCCTTTTGTCTTGGAAGTGGAAAATAGCTAAAAGACTCTTATATCCGCTTTGCGATGGGCTATCTGTGCTTAGTAGGAGTGATTATCAATATTATAGCTATGTGAAAAATAGATCTGTGATATATAATCCATTTTTTGGCGATATTGATGGGAAAAGTCAAGATAGAAAGGAGAATTTAATACTATTTGTAGGGAGATTGGAAAATATAAAGGGGTGCGATATATTTTTAAATTCGCTTAAATATTGTAATTTGGGCAATTACGCAGTTGAGATTTGTGGCGATGGCGGTGAGTTTAAGAGATTAAAAGATGAGTTTAGTAGTGATAAAATTAAATTTTTAGGTAGAATTAGCGATATTCAAAGCCACTATAAACGAGCTAAAATCATAGTATCTAGCTCACGAAATGAAGGACTTGGCAATGCTTTGATAGAGGCTTGTTTTTATAAAGTTGCTAGAGTTGCTACGCCTACAATCGGGGCTTGTGAGCTAATTTGCGATGGCGAAGATGGATTGATAAGTGATGATTTTAGCCCTAAAAGCTTAGCTAAGAAGTTAAATTTGGTTATAAATGATGAGAATTTAAGAGATAAATTAGCAAAAAATGGCTTTAATAGTAGGGCGAAATTTGGCTTAGAAAATATCTATCAAGATTGGCTAAATCTCATAAATAAGGCGATAAAGTGA
- a CDS encoding glycosyltransferase, with translation MLVISALRNGGAERVVELLSCELGKNHQIETIYFEENLNLYKISGKLTHLNIYENRSYLSKFSKFLKIRAYVKKSNPDIIISFMDQTNINLIISTIFLKPKIIATEHVSYNLLKSRIWRKIRDISYRFCDALVVLSKVDKEYYNFVKNCKIIYNPLYLKAQNSIKKEKLILSVGRLEPVKGYDLYLEALALIDKNLLNGYKIIIAGDGSERKKLELKAKNLGLDIEFLGHISKIEELYQRAEILVLPSLSEAFGNVLNEAGAYGVVRISTPTAGALEILRDNIDALIAKDFSPKALSNSIIRAIKDENLRENLVKNINLDRFSSQSIVLKWEELIKELKGK, from the coding sequence ATGCTAGTAATATCAGCCCTTAGAAATGGCGGTGCTGAGAGGGTGGTGGAGCTTTTAAGCTGTGAGCTTGGCAAAAATCATCAAATAGAGACTATTTATTTTGAAGAGAACTTAAATTTATATAAAATTAGCGGTAAATTAACGCATTTAAATATCTATGAAAATAGAAGTTATCTAAGCAAATTTAGCAAATTTTTAAAAATCCGAGCCTATGTAAAAAAGAGCAATCCTGATATAATCATCTCATTTATGGATCAAACAAATATAAATTTGATTATCTCAACTATCTTTTTAAAGCCTAAAATTATAGCTACTGAGCATGTTAGTTATAATCTGCTAAAATCACGAATTTGGCGTAAAATACGAGATATTAGCTATAGATTTTGCGATGCTTTAGTAGTGCTTAGCAAGGTAGATAAGGAGTATTATAATTTTGTTAAAAATTGCAAAATTATATATAATCCGCTATATCTCAAAGCTCAAAATAGCATTAAAAAGGAGAAACTAATCCTAAGCGTGGGAAGGCTTGAGCCTGTAAAGGGGTATGATTTATATTTAGAAGCACTTGCTTTAATAGATAAAAATCTTTTAAATGGGTATAAGATTATAATCGCTGGAGATGGTAGTGAGCGTAAAAAGCTTGAGCTAAAGGCTAAAAATTTGGGGCTAGATATTGAATTTTTAGGGCATATTAGCAAGATAGAAGAGCTATATCAAAGAGCAGAGATTTTGGTTTTGCCTAGCCTTAGCGAGGCATTTGGTAATGTATTAAATGAGGCTGGAGCTTATGGAGTAGTTAGGATTAGCACTCCAACGGCTGGGGCTTTAGAGATATTGCGTGATAACATAGATGCTTTAATAGCTAAAGATTTTAGCCCAAAGGCACTAAGCAACTCTATCATAAGGGCGATTAAAGATGAAAATTTAAGAGAAAATTTAGTAAAAAATATAAATTTAGATAGGTTTTCCTCACAAAGCATAGTCCTTAAATGGGAGGAGCTAATCAAAGAGTTAAAAGGAAAATAA